The window CCCCTGAAGCTGGCTGCACGCTGCCAGCATATCGGCCGCTGGCAGATCCCCCGACGAGACTATCCCGAAGGACGTATCGGCTACCTGACCTGGCGCAAAGCGCTGGCCCAACACCATGCGGATATGGCATCTGGCATACTGCGCGACCTGCAGTACGATGAGCCAACCATCGAGCGTGTGCGCGTGATCGTCCTCAAGCGCGGCATCAAGCAGGATCCCGATGTCCAGGTGATGGAAAACGCTCTGTGTCTGGTGTTCCTGCAATATCAGTTCGAGTCATTCCGACTGGATAATGAAGAGAAGATTGTGAGCATTATTCAGAAATCATTGCTTAAAATGGATGAGGCCGGGCGCCAGCAGGCACTGACAGTGGAGTACAGTCCTGCTGGGCTTGCGGTCATTAATGCGGCGCTGGCGGGGTTGTAGCTTGAGAGGGCTTCAGGCGTGACTACGGTTGACTGATGTTGACGTTTGGCTACGCTCGCTCGTGTCGGAATAAGGGTTGCCGAGCGCGTTCAGAGCAAAATACAATAAAAGAGTATTTTCTTTGATCATAGTAAAGTCATGATGCCGACACGTATTGCCCTGGATAGCCATTTTGAACTGTTCATCCGCCAGCAGGTAGAGTCGGGCCGTTATAACAATGCCACCGAAGTCGTGCACGCCGGTTTACGTCTGCTGGAAGAACAGGAACGCCGCAACAACGTCAAACAGAACGAGCTTCAGCAGTCTATCGCGATCGGCATGCAAAGTGGAGATGAAAAAGACGCAGGCGACGTATTCGGTCGTCTTCAGGCCAAGTACAAAAATCAATTGTGACCCTGATCAGATGTTCCTTACCGTCGCGCACGTTATACACACTCCGACTGTAACGCCCCCACCCCTTTCACGGTCTCCGTACCGCTCCTTTCCTTCAGTACCAACGGCACCACACTCAACACGCCAATCACTGCCAGCCCCGCGCCCACCCATAGTGGGGCGCGCATACCAAAATCCAGGCTGATGCCCAGACCACCCAGCGCAGATCCAGCAAACAGCCCAATATTAATAACCGATGCGTGTACCGTGTTCACCAACGGACTCGCACTGGCAGACTTGATCACGCGCGCCACCATGGCCGGATTCAGCGCCACACCGGTCAGGCCGATCAGTATCAAAGCACCCAGAGCGACAGGCTTCAGTTGACCCAAAATCGCGAAGGCAACCAGAGCGGCAGTAAGTATCACCTGACCCCAGAACAGAACCTGCATGGTGTGGCGATCAGCCAGTCGGCCCACAATAAAGTTGCCTACCACCGTTGCAGCGCCATAAAGCATCAGCAACAAAGGGATGGTTGAAGCGTCATAACCACTGACGTTCAGCAGGATAGGAGAAAAATAGCTGAAGGCAGCAAAGGTTGCGCCGATGATCAGGGCACTGGTGCCATAGGCAGCCCATAAGCGACCATTTTTCAATGCGACCAGTTCCGCCAGCGCACTGGTACGCTGGTCAACCCGCGAGGCGGGCAATGTGATGGCCAGCAGCACTCCCGATGCTGCAGTCATCGCCGCCACCAGCCAGAATACGAAACGCCAGCCGAACGCCTGCTCCAGAGCAGTGGCTGCCGGTACACCAAACACAGTTGCAAACATCAGACCGCTGATCACGATGGCGGCCGAGCGCGCCACCTTGCCGGGTGCCACCATCTGGGCACAAATAGCGAGTGCAATACCAAAACACGCCGACGCAGCAACACCGCATAATATGCGCCCGACCACCATAATTTCATATGTGGTTGCAGCGGCGGCGACCGATTGCCCGATGGTATACACGCCGATAAGCACCAGCAATGCGCGCTTGCGTGACACGTTCAACAGAGCCAGCATCAGAACAGGCCCGCCAATGACCATGCCGCCCGCGTAATAGGAAATCAGATAGCCCACTTCAGACACCGAGACATTCAGCGCATGGGCAAGAGAAGGCATCATGCCTGCCACCATGAACTCTGACGTGGTCAGCGCAAAAACGGCGAGCGCCAGAAAGTAAACAATAACAGGCATGTTTTGTTGATCCTGAATCTTAGACATTTGCGCCGCCATCAATCAGCAGGCTGGCGCCGGTTATGGAGCGTGCCGCATCGCTGGCCAGATAGACAGCCATGGAAGCGATTTCTTCGGGCTTGTTGAAACTGTCGATTGCACGCAGGCCGCGCTGCCCTTCCGCATGAGGGCCGCTGGCCGGGTTCATATCGGTGTCGGTCGAACCAGGCTGAATAATATTCACTGTGATACCACGTGGCCCCAGATCGCGCGCTGCGCCTTTGGTGAGCCCCCACACCGCAGCCTTGCTCATGGCGTAAAGCGACATACCCGGACTGGGTACTTTTTCAGCCAGATTGCTGCCGATATTGATAATGCGTCCGCCTTCGGTCATCACCTGCGCCGCGCGCTGGATGGCGGCAAAAACCGCACGGGCGTTCACGCCCATCTGACGCTCATAATCATCCAATGTGAACTCGCCGGTTGGCTTCAATTCGAAAATACCCGCGTTATTCACCAGAATATCCAGCTTGCCAAAATGCGCAGCGGTTGTGGAAACCGCTTCCTGCACAGCAACGGGATCCAGGCTGTCCACCTGCAAGGCCAGTGTTGCCGGGGCCGATTGTGAGCTCGCAGTAGATGTGCTTTTTGCCGCATCCAGCTCAGCCGCCAGTGCCTGCGCCGCCGCGCCCGAGCTTGAATAGGTGAAGGCAACGCTGGCGCCTTCCCTTGCCAGGTGACGCACAATGGCCGCGCCAATTCCACGTGAACCGCCGGTAACCAGCGCTGTTTTTCCTGAGAGCAGAGACATAACGATTTCCTTTTTTAATGATCGTTATATAATCCTAAATTGGAATAATGCACTGCGTCAACATATTTTTTGAACAATCGTTATAATATTTAATTATGGTAACCAGAGGCCGCCCCCGCAACTTCGACAGAGATGCTGTTCTACGCGCCGCCATGCAGCTGTTTCAGGCGCATGGCTACGAAGGTACATCCATGGCAGACCTTACAGCGGCCATGGGTATCCCCGCGCCCAGCCTTTACAACGCGTTCGGCAACAAGGAAGGCTTATTCAGGGAAACAGTTCAGTATTACGTCTGTCATGACGGCAGTGCAACCGCCCGTGCCCTGCGTGAGCAGCCAACGGCGCGCAAGGCAATTGAAATAATGATGCGCGAGGCACTGGGGCCCGCCACCGATACGCGCCCGCCGCAGGGTTGCCTGGTGGTGCTGGGTGCCACCAATTGCGCCGAGGAACACCGCGAGGTGGATGATTTTCTGAAGGGACTGCGCCGGGGCAATGACGAAGCCATCCTGCAGCGGTTATGCAGAGCACAGGCTGAAAAGGAAATACCAGACTCCGTGGATACGGCGGCACTGGCCAGTTTTTATGCCACGCTGATGAACGGCCTTGCCATACAGGTACGCGATGGCGTGCCGCGTGCAGTACTTGAAAAAGTAATAGAAACGGCCATGGCCGCCTGGCCGGGTCAAACGAACTAACTATCGATTTTCCGGTTTACACATCGTATTCACCGCAAAATTTGCGGTGAATATAGCCGGTAATCTCCGCAATGTCCCGTCAGCCCGGCATGCGCATGTTGATGCGCCTGCCCGATCGATGATGAACTCCTCACCCGAACAGTGCGCAATCCCGCCCTGATTATCCCGCAACAATATCACACGGCGCGCTCCCCGCCGGCGCTTGCCGTACCCGCCCCATAAACGCCCATTGGTATCGTGCCACGTCACTTCCCTGAGCAAGCGCCCGGCGTATCCATTGCCCTGCTTCGCAGCGATCAGCTTTGACGCCATCGCCATAAAGGGTCGGGCCCACCAGCAGGGCCATACCAAGCATTTCCTGTGCCGGTAAATGATTGGCGCCTGCTGCGGATCGCAACAACGTCAGCATCTCGTCATAATGCCCGTTTGTCTGTGCTTCGAGCGCCAGCTGAAATGTCTGACCCGGCGATACGCTCCCGTTCGCCAGTGCAGATGTTGATGCTGACATTCCATACACTGCACACCCAAGCAACACCACCACCCAGTATGTGCGCAATACCGAGCACAAATGTTCGATTCCGTCTTTTAAACATGTTGTTCCCATCACCATCTCCCCTTAGTGTGTACGAGAGTAATTCTGGCGTATATGGGCATTCGTGAAAAGACGGATTATCCGTAGCGTGCCTAAGGCAAACCCTGAGGACGTTATTTATAGCAACCCACGCGGCTGCTTCAATCCCAGATTCTCGCGCAAGGTGCGTCCTTCATACTCTGTGCGAAACAGGCCGCGCCGACGCAGTTCCGGCAGCACATCTTCAATGAAATCATCCAGTCCCCCAGGCAGCCACGGCGACATGATATTGAAGCCATCGGCACCGCCCTCTTCGAACCACTGCTGCAACTGATCCGCAATTTGCGAGGGCGTTCCCACGACCTGCTGATGGCCACGCGCGCCTGAGATACGCAGATAAAGCTCACGGATGGTCAGGTTGTCGCGATGCGCCAGATCTGCCAGCAATTGCTGACGGCTCTTGCCGCCATTGGTAGCGGGCAAATCGGGAAGCGGGCCATCCACCGGGTAGCCCGATAAATCGGCTCCGATCATATTGGACAAAAGCGATACGCCCACAACTGGATCGATCAGACTTTGCAGTTTCTCAAATTTTTCCTCGGCTTCGGCCAGCGTGCGGCCTACAACGGGAAAGATGCCCGGCATGATTTTTACATCATCCGCCTCACGCCCATGGCGTTGTACGCGGTCCTTGATGTCCGAATAGAACGATCTGGCGTCGTCGAAGGTCTGATGGGCAACAAAAATGACTTCTGCCGTGCGCCCTGCCAGGTCGCGACCGGCTTCGGATGCGCCTGCCTGAACCACCACCGGCCTGCCCTGCGGCGAACGGGCCACGTTTAGCGGTCCGCGCACAGAAAAATGCTTGCCTTTATGATTCAGCACCCGCAATTTTTCTGTGTCATAGAAAATGCCCGACGCCTTATCGCGCAGCAGGGCATTCTCCCCCCAGCTTTCCCACAAGCCCACCACCACGTCATGAAACTCGGCCGCCCGCTCATAGCGCTCATTATGCGCGGGGTGCTGTTCGAAATTGAAGTTCTGCGCCTCGGCTTCGCTGCTGGAGGTCACCAAATTCCATCCGGCCCGCCCGCCACTGATCAAATCGAGCGTTGCGAACTTGCGCGCCAGATTATAGGGCTCATTGAAGGTGCTGGAGGCGGTGGCAATCAGACCAATGCGTTCAGTCAATGCAGCCAGAGCCGGCAGTACGGTCAGCGGTTCCAGTTGGTCGGCCCTGGCGGTACGCGCCAGGAACGGCAGATGCGAACTGCGTACGCCAACCGAATCGGCAAAGAAGATCGCATCGAATTTAGCCGCTTCGGCACGCCGGGCGAGATCGGCATAATGCGCGAAATTGGTTCCTGCATCGGCCTGTGCCTCGGGGTGCCGCCAGGCGGCAATATGGTGACCGGTCTGCATCAGAAATGCACCCAGCTTAATCTGCTTCAGGGGTTTGCCCATGGATTGACTCGTATAAAAGAAAGAAATTACCAGGCCATCGCCAGATCGGCCAGTGACCGGGGATATGGGCCGGAGGTAACGGCACGGGCCGGTTTGTCAACTTCGTTAGGATCGAAGTCCAGAAAATCACTCAACACATCGTCCCGCAACTGGATGAAGCGCGGATCGCTGCGATTGCGCTGGCGCGGCAGGTCTACCGGTACCGTGCGCCGGATGCGGCCCGGGTGCGGCTGCATCACCACGACCTGATCGCCCAGAAACACCGCTTCATCAACATCATGCGTGACCAGCAGCATGGTGATTTGCTCTTTCTGCCAGATATCCTGCAGTTCAACCTGCAACCGTGATCGTGTCAGGGCGTCCAGCGCACCAAAAGGCTCGTCCAGCAACAGGATGCGCGGACGATTGACCAGTCCACGCGCAATCGCCACGCGCTGCGCCATGCCGCCGGAAATCTGATGAGGATAGGATTGCTCAAACCCCTCCAGCCCAACCAGTGCAATATGTTCCGCGATCAAATCACGCTTTTGCGCCGCATTAAAAGGCGCATTGCGTAATGCCACCCCGACATTCTGCGCCACCGTGAGCCAGGGAAACAGGCGGTGGTCCTGAAAAACAATGCCACGCTCGCGGCTGGTGCCGACAACCGCCTGCCCGCCGGTCAGTATCTGTCCTTCAAATTCGCTATCCAGCCCCAGAATCAACCGCAACAGCGTGGATTTGCCGCAACCGCTGGCACCCACGATGCTCACGAACTGGCCAGCCGGTACAGTCAGATTGATATTGTCCAGCACCTGCAACACGCCGCCGCTGGCCTGCTGGCTGGCGTACCGCTTGCCCAGCCCAATGATGTCCAGATCATTGGATGCCCTGCCGGCCTCCAAATGAACAGGCGACGAAGTGGCGGATGCCGCTGAACTGCCGGTCGCCGTGACCGTATCGTCGCCGCGTTGCCTGAATTGAAATTGCGCCATAGATAAAACTCCTTGCATTACAGTCTCTGTGAGATTGATGATCTGCAGAAAATTAAAGTTGACCCCGACCGCGTGCGATGCGACGTTCAAACACGCGAGCCAGTGCATTCATCAGCCAGCCCACCAGGCCGATAACCACCATCCCGAAAATCACCAGATCCATACGAAAATGCTCACTCCCTTCAATCAGCGTATTACCAATTCCCTGCCCGGCCACCAGCAGGTATTCGGCACCGATCGTCGCCAGCCAGGAATAAATAAGCGCCAGGTAAATGCCGGTGAAAATCGCGGGCACAGCCGCAGGCAACACCACCCGCGTGACTGTTTGCCAGCGCGTATAGCCATAAACCCGTGCCACTTCCAGCAGGCTGGCGGGTGTGCTGCGAATACCGTCGCTGGTGTTGACCACCACCGGCACTAGGGCCGCCAGTGACAAAAACACCACTTTGGCCACATCACCCAGCCCGAACCACACCGAAATCAATGGGATCCACGCGAACAGGGATATTTGCTTGAAGGTATTGAAACTGGGGCCGACCATCCGGTTAAATAGCGGCAGAAAACCCAGCAAGCCACCCAGTATCAGCCCACTGACCGTGCCAATCGCAAAGCCGGTTAACTCCCGTGCCAGGCTGGCGCCCAGTGCAACCCATACCTGCCCGGTGGAAAACTGCTCAATGGCCGTGTCCAGGACTTTTCCGGGAGACACCAGTAACGCCGAATTGACCACGCCAGCTCGGGAGGCGAGCCACCACAAGGCGATTGCCGCCAGCGGCAACACCAGGCCACGCCAGCGCTTGTCAGCACGCACCTTGAGCGGTGCACCCGTCTCGCTGGCCACAGCAGCGCTCGAAGAAGACAAAGAAACCGCACTCATCGCACACCTCCCTGGATCGTAGCCTGATGCCGGATGACGCGGTTTTCAGCAAAGTCCAGCAGCCGGTCTATCGCATAGCCTATGGCCCCAACGACGATCACCGCCGCCATCACCAGATCAAGCTGGAACAACTGCCGCCCGTAAACAATCAGATAGCCCAGCCCTTCGCTGGACGCCACCAGCTCCACGACCACCAGCGACAGCCAGGCCTTGGTAAAGCCAAGCCGCAAGCCCGTGAACAGAGTGGTTGTCGCCAAAGGCAAGATCACTTCAAACACTTCCTGACGACGGCTGTACCCATAAACCTCGGCCACTTCCCTCAGCGCCGGTGGTGCCTGACGAAAACCCTGCACGGTATTGAGCGTGACAGGCACCAATGCCGCCTTGGCAATCAGGATGTATTTAAGCGGCTCGCCGATACCCACCAGTAACAGAACAAAGGGCAGCCAACCCAGCACCGGAATCTGCACCAGCGCGTTGAACGTTGGCAGCAAATACGCTTCGATCCGGCGTGACAGACCCATGGCGCATCCCAGCAAAAGACCCAATAAGGCCCCGGCGACAAAACCCAGCAGCACGCGACGCATACTGGCCTCGACATTCAGCCAAAGATCGCCATTGGCAGCCAGGTCGCCAAGCGTCTGCCACACGAATGCCGGCGGCGGCAGAACCTGCGGTGAAATCCAGCCCTGGCTGGCGCCGGTCTGCCAAAGCGCCAGCAGTGCGATGGGCAGGAGCCAGGGCAACAGACGGTCACCCACGCTCTTCAGAATCTGATTGCGAGTATCTGCTGATGTGCTTGCGGGCTTTGCCGCGATGGCGGTGTGCGTATTGAGCGAAGAGCTTTGTATCATGACCGTTCTCCGCTAGCCGCCACTGCCGGAGGCGACTGTCTGTGCTTGTCCTTGTGCTTGCGCTTGTGGCTCCGGCTGGCCCTTCACATCAAAACGTGTCCAGCGATGTTCCAGGCCCAGCTTTTTGAGCGACTTTTGCAGGTAGCTCGGATCAAACCAGTCGTCGACAGAGACGTCGCGACGAATCAGCTTAAGCTTGAGTGCGTCACGCACCACCGCCTTGTAGCGTCCGATGGCGAAGTCATCGATTAACGGCGAATTGCGTACAGCAAGCTGCTGGTTCGCAAATTCGGCTACGTATGATTCGTAGGGCGTACCGCTACGTGCCCACAGCTTGAACAGCGCATCGCGATTTTTCTCGTCGGACGCCCAGTCCGCCGCACGCACGAAGACATCCACAACCCGCTGAACGGCTTCCGGATGTTCGTTGGCGAACTCATCCCGTACGTGCAGATGTGCCTGACGCGTGAAAGACGGGTCCTGTCCCTGGGTGGAATACGCAATCCGCACCAGACCCTCATCACGCAGCTTGAAAAACTCCGGTCCGCCAAAAGCCGCATCAACGCCCTTGGAGGCCAGGGCTGCCTGCGCACTACCGGTATCCAGATTGATCCCCTTGATGTCACGCTCCTGCAAGCCGTGCGCATTCAGCAGGTTATTGGCAACCAGATGACCGTTGGTACCACGAAAGATGGACACGCGTTTGCCTTTCAGGTCTTCAATCGACTTGATGTCAGAATCAGGGGGCGTCACCACATACAGATTGTTGCGTGCGCCGCTAATCAGCAGAATGCGGGTCTTCAGGCCATTGGCGCGCCCCACCACAGAAGGCAGGTCACCATGATAGGCAAAATCAATCTGCTTGTTCGATAGCGCTTCATTAACGGCCGGCCCCGCTCCCTTGAAAAACAACCACTCCACCTTTACCCCATCGGGCTTGAATTCCTCTTCCAGCCAGCCGTTCAGGCGCGCCACTGATCCCGGCGAACCACCCCAGGAAATAGGATTGCCACCGCCAGCGGTTGCCACACCGATGCGAACGGTAGTCAGGGGCTCGGCTTGCGCCAGGGAAGAAACAACGCCCACGGTCAGAACGGTGGCCAGTAAAGCCAACACGCGTCGGCGAAATAAAGTAAATTGCATCTGAAAAATTCCTGCGTTGATCATTTGATTGGAAGTGGCCCGGATTGCTTGCGGTCATCCGGGCGCTTTCGGGTCGCCCGGATCAGCCGAATTCCACCAGCGTCATTTAGTGTGTGACGAACTCAACTTCTGTTCGATTGCAGTTCCCTTGAAAAACTGCGGATTAGCCTCTGTATAGAAGCGATACGGATTGTCAAACACCAGCGCCTTGAAGTCTGCGGCGGTGATCACGCCCTGCTCTACCAGATCCCAGCTCTCAGCCAGGGGTTCGGTCAGGTCCGGCACGTCCCAGTGACCAATATCAGACGACCAGATGGCATTGATTTTTGCATTAAGCGGATTCAGCTTTGCGTTGAATGCTGAAGCGACAGTGCGATCGTCCGACTCCGAACCGAAATAGAAACTATCAACCCAGCGTGTTTTGATGTCCTCGGGCGATTCGATACCGGCCAGCGCAAAGTCATCAATCTCGTCCTCATTGGGATCACGACTGTGCGGCAGCGCAGAAACACCCAGGCTATCGAGCAGCAAGGTGCTTTTATCCAGTGTGCGATCCTTGATCAAATCCTTGCCATAGCGCTGGAACAGGTTTTCCAGTAACTCCAGGTCGGCATTGGCCGGATTGTAATTGTGTACCGCTTCGCGATTGCGCTTATCCCAGCGATCCAGCAGGTGCGTGAACACATGTGCGCCCCAATCGGCGCCCCCTTCAAGCAAGGCCACGCGCAAGCCCGGAAACCGTCTGGTTACGCCACCGAAAAACAATGCCTTGGCAAAGGCCTGAGAGCCGTCAGCAAAATGACCGATGTGGTTGTACATGTAATTGCTGATCGAATGGCGGCCGGTCCAGCCCTGGCTGCCGTAATGCGTGGTCACGGGTACGCCCAGCTCAACCACTTTCGCCCAGAACGGATCATAGTCGTACTCACTATCGATTCCATAAAAATCGGTATAGTGGGCATATTTGGCCACCTCCGGGTGATCCGCTGCTGGGTACTTATCGGCCACCGAGGGAATCGGTCGTTTTACGCCGCCGGCAATATTGATCACCTTCAGGCCCAGTGTCTTGACCGCAAACTCCAGTTCTTCGATTCCCTCTTCGGGCGTATGCAAAGGAATGCCCGCAACGGGTGTGAGCCGATCGCTGTACTTGCTGTACTGATCTGCGTGATAGTGATTAATGGCACGATGCAAAGCCTGACGATGCCGGCCGGCACCAAGAGGTGCCAATACATCGTTGGGAAAGAGCACGGAATAATCTGCACCCTGTTCGGCCAGCCTTTCTGCCAGTAACGCAGGCAGGGTGTACGTTGCCAGATCAAGTGTATTGCGCGTCACGCGCGCCCACCATGGTGAACGCAGGGTACGGTTATAGCGGCGCTCTGCCAGCGTTTGCTGATACCAGTCCTTGCCATTGCTACGCGTATTGAACCGCGAACCCAGCACCTTGCGCAGGGCATCAACCAGCTCACCGCCTCCGTACTGCTGGACGTATTCCTCCAGTGCTGGCGTATAGTCGTTTACGTGGACATCGGTATCGATAACAGGATAATCCAGCGTCGCCTTGACAGCGGTGGATCGGGAGGCTTGTGCGGCGGTAAGGCGATCGTTCATAAGAATCTCCGGTTGAATGACTGGAATGACCCGGACTTGCCGTTAGCACGTAACCGGTTCATGAAGCTCCATGAACGAGAAAGTATATGACAGGCCAATAATTACCTTAACAATCATTTTCGCCTTTATATATTCAATTATTTTCTTTGTTAACTTTCTCCAAAGCCAGTATTCGCGCGCCTCTTATAGGAATTAAGAATATTCTAAGCATGTTTTTGTTATATCACATATGAAATTTTCGACTTCATTTACAACGTCATTTCCGGCAGTGATATCGATACATTAAAGATGTTGTTTGATTCAAAAGGCTTCTTTCATAAGATGTATTTTTAAGTACATCATGAAGCCCTGCTGATTGCGTGTATATATTGTTATCGTTATAACTATCTTACGGAGAACCCATGTCCATCCAGTCAATCAACGCACGCAACCAGTTTCGTGGAAAAATTGTAGAGATCATAAGCGGCCCTGTCGTATCGGAAGTTGACATCGAAACACCTGCAGGGCCGATCACTTCTGTGATAACCAGCCGTTCCATCGAGCAACTCGGGCTCACCGTCGGATCGGAGGTGATTGCCTTTGTGAAGTCCACCGATGTCGCAGTGGCCAAGCTGTGAGCGTAGCCCGAAAAAGAGCAGACCGGCTGCTGCTGGCCGGCCCGCCGACGTCGACAACATTAATACATACCGACAGGCTCAACGCTCGCGATCGATGTCGACCGTGACGATCCTGCCTGGAAAGGGCAGAACCAGGCACGCGTAATAAACTGTCGCTTTCGCACGCTCCACGGGGTTGTTTCATACCAGATTTTCTGGCTTTCCCAGGAAAAACTGATTGATATTATCAAACGCCGTGCCGAAATAATTCTCGTAGTTATCACGTTCGACATAACCGAGATGCGGTGTACACAATACGTTTGGCATATTAATGAGTGGCGAAGTGGTGGCTGGCTCCTGTTCATAGACGTCAACGGCAGCAAAGCCCGGTGCGCCGTTAGCCAGCGCGTTCTGGAGCGCGCCGGTTTCAATCAGCTCCGCCCTGCTGGTATTGACGATCAATGCATGGGCACCCATTCTGGCAAGGTCAGCCTGTTTGACAATACCCCGCGTCTCATCATTCAGACGAATATGCAGGGAAACGATATCGCTTTGCGCAAAAAACACTTCCCTGGTCGGTGCCACTTCAAAACCATCGGCTCGTGCTTTATCGGTCGAGCCTGCCCGCCCCCACACCCAGACGTTCATGCCAAAGGCACGACCATATCGCGCAACCTGCTCGCCAATTCTGCCGTAACTCCATACACCCAATCGGTGTCCCTGCAGTTTCTGGCCAAGACGTCCCTGCCACTGACCTTGCTGCAGGCGATTAGCTTCGCTCACAATATGCCGGCGACTCGCCAAAACCAACGCCCAGGTGAGTTCTGCTGTCGCCGTGCCCGATCCGGTTCCCTGCGCCACGGCGATGCCCTGCCGCCGGCAGGCTTCAAGATCAATATGGCCCGCTACCTTGCCGATTTGACTGATCAGCTTTAACCGGGGCAATTGCCTGAGTATATCTTCAGTCAGCACCGTTCGCTCCCGGGTCAGCACCAGCGCATCGGCAGATGCAAAACGCCGCACCAGTTCAGCAGGATCTTTACAACTGTCATTGTAGACCGTCACCTCGTGCTCCTGCAGTTTCTTGAAACAGTCCAGATTGCGAACACAATTCTGATAATCTTCAGGGATAATGATATGCATAAGATTCTATTGAATTTTCAGATTAAGCTTTTTAGCAATCCCGTCCCAGGTTTTCAGATCTTCCCCGATTACCTGATTGAACGCTTCCACGCTA of the Advenella mimigardefordensis DPN7 genome contains:
- a CDS encoding ABC transporter permease encodes the protein MSAVSLSSSSAAVASETGAPLKVRADKRWRGLVLPLAAIALWWLASRAGVVNSALLVSPGKVLDTAIEQFSTGQVWVALGASLARELTGFAIGTVSGLILGGLLGFLPLFNRMVGPSFNTFKQISLFAWIPLISVWFGLGDVAKVVFLSLAALVPVVVNTSDGIRSTPASLLEVARVYGYTRWQTVTRVVLPAAVPAIFTGIYLALIYSWLATIGAEYLLVAGQGIGNTLIEGSEHFRMDLVIFGMVVIGLVGWLMNALARVFERRIARGRGQL
- a CDS encoding type II toxin-antitoxin system ParD family antitoxin yields the protein MMPTRIALDSHFELFIRQQVESGRYNNATEVVHAGLRLLEEQERRNNVKQNELQQSIAIGMQSGDEKDAGDVFGRLQAKYKNQL
- a CDS encoding MFS transporter; translation: MPVIVYFLALAVFALTTSEFMVAGMMPSLAHALNVSVSEVGYLISYYAGGMVIGGPVLMLALLNVSRKRALLVLIGVYTIGQSVAAAATTYEIMVVGRILCGVAASACFGIALAICAQMVAPGKVARSAAIVISGLMFATVFGVPAATALEQAFGWRFVFWLVAAMTAASGVLLAITLPASRVDQRTSALAELVALKNGRLWAAYGTSALIIGATFAAFSYFSPILLNVSGYDASTIPLLLMLYGAATVVGNFIVGRLADRHTMQVLFWGQVILTAALVAFAILGQLKPVALGALILIGLTGVALNPAMVARVIKSASASPLVNTVHASVINIGLFAGSALGGLGISLDFGMRAPLWVGAGLAVIGVLSVVPLVLKERSGTETVKGVGALQSECV
- a CDS encoding SEL1-like repeat protein, with amino-acid sequence MSASTSALANGSVSPGQTFQLALEAQTNGHYDEMLTLLRSAAGANHLPAQEMLGMALLVGPTLYGDGVKADRCEAGQWIRRALAQGSDVARYQWAFMGRVRQAPAGSAPCDIVAG
- a CDS encoding DUF4202 domain-containing protein; protein product: MTSPSSLDQAYSAFDAVNKTDPNAFNWEGEAWPRELFLAEKLTEWVLKLAPNAPEPLKLAARCQHIGRWQIPRRDYPEGRIGYLTWRKALAQHHADMASGILRDLQYDEPTIERVRVIVLKRGIKQDPDVQVMENALCLVFLQYQFESFRLDNEEKIVSIIQKSLLKMDEAGRQQALTVEYSPAGLAVINAALAGL
- a CDS encoding LLM class flavin-dependent oxidoreductase; the encoded protein is MGKPLKQIKLGAFLMQTGHHIAAWRHPEAQADAGTNFAHYADLARRAEAAKFDAIFFADSVGVRSSHLPFLARTARADQLEPLTVLPALAALTERIGLIATASSTFNEPYNLARKFATLDLISGGRAGWNLVTSSSEAEAQNFNFEQHPAHNERYERAAEFHDVVVGLWESWGENALLRDKASGIFYDTEKLRVLNHKGKHFSVRGPLNVARSPQGRPVVVQAGASEAGRDLAGRTAEVIFVAHQTFDDARSFYSDIKDRVQRHGREADDVKIMPGIFPVVGRTLAEAEEKFEKLQSLIDPVVGVSLLSNMIGADLSGYPVDGPLPDLPATNGGKSRQQLLADLAHRDNLTIRELYLRISGARGHQQVVGTPSQIADQLQQWFEEGGADGFNIMSPWLPGGLDDFIEDVLPELRRRGLFRTEYEGRTLRENLGLKQPRGLL
- a CDS encoding SDR family NAD(P)-dependent oxidoreductase, which gives rise to MSLLSGKTALVTGGSRGIGAAIVRHLAREGASVAFTYSSSGAAAQALAAELDAAKSTSTASSQSAPATLALQVDSLDPVAVQEAVSTTAAHFGKLDILVNNAGIFELKPTGEFTLDDYERQMGVNARAVFAAIQRAAQVMTEGGRIINIGSNLAEKVPSPGMSLYAMSKAAVWGLTKGAARDLGPRGITVNIIQPGSTDTDMNPASGPHAEGQRGLRAIDSFNKPEEIASMAVYLASDAARSITGASLLIDGGANV
- a CDS encoding ABC transporter permease; the encoded protein is MIQSSSLNTHTAIAAKPASTSADTRNQILKSVGDRLLPWLLPIALLALWQTGASQGWISPQVLPPPAFVWQTLGDLAANGDLWLNVEASMRRVLLGFVAGALLGLLLGCAMGLSRRIEAYLLPTFNALVQIPVLGWLPFVLLLVGIGEPLKYILIAKAALVPVTLNTVQGFRQAPPALREVAEVYGYSRRQEVFEVILPLATTTLFTGLRLGFTKAWLSLVVVELVASSEGLGYLIVYGRQLFQLDLVMAAVIVVGAIGYAIDRLLDFAENRVIRHQATIQGGVR
- a CDS encoding TetR/AcrR family transcriptional regulator — translated: MQLFQAHGYEGTSMADLTAAMGIPAPSLYNAFGNKEGLFRETVQYYVCHDGSATARALREQPTARKAIEIMMREALGPATDTRPPQGCLVVLGATNCAEEHREVDDFLKGLRRGNDEAILQRLCRAQAEKEIPDSVDTAALASFYATLMNGLAIQVRDGVPRAVLEKVIETAMAAWPGQTN
- a CDS encoding ABC transporter ATP-binding protein; its protein translation is MEAGRASNDLDIIGLGKRYASQQASGGVLQVLDNINLTVPAGQFVSIVGASGCGKSTLLRLILGLDSEFEGQILTGGQAVVGTSRERGIVFQDHRLFPWLTVAQNVGVALRNAPFNAAQKRDLIAEHIALVGLEGFEQSYPHQISGGMAQRVAIARGLVNRPRILLLDEPFGALDALTRSRLQVELQDIWQKEQITMLLVTHDVDEAVFLGDQVVVMQPHPGRIRRTVPVDLPRQRNRSDPRFIQLRDDVLSDFLDFDPNEVDKPARAVTSGPYPRSLADLAMAW